The sequence below is a genomic window from Synechococcales cyanobacterium T60_A2020_003.
ATCCTCGTTAAAGTTGTTGTCGGATAGGAGCAGTAGACTATCGGTGCCATCGGGTAAGCGCGGGCCAAGGGTCATGCCTTCCACGTTATCCAGGGGAATGCCCAGGGTTTGCAGATCCAGCACCAACTGTTTGCGAACGGGCACTAGTCCTTCAACATCGCCACTCAGCGATCGCACCCCAGAAATATCGGTGGCACTGCCCATCGCGAGTTGGAACAGCTTTGCCCCAAAGCCCGATCGCCCAAAGGTGCGTTCTAAGCTCAGAAAATGGCCACCCTGATCTAGCACTAAAAGTTCCGATAAGCCGTTGCTAATCGCGCCTGCTGGATCGGGCTCAAGCGAGTAGAGATGTTCTGAGAGCAAGGTTTCCTGGGTTTCGCCAATCAGGTAATGCATCACCCGATTGCGGCTCTGGAGTTCGGACGGTTCGTTGCTGAGCAATCCTTCGAGTTCGTTTCGCCTTTGTCCGGGCTGGAGGTCTT
It includes:
- a CDS encoding esterase-like activity of phytase family protein, translated to DLQPGQRRNELEGLLSNEPSELQSRNRVMHYLIGETQETLLSEHLYSLEPDPAGAISNGLSELLVLDQGGHFLSLERTFGRSGFGAKLFQLAMGSATDISGVRSLSGDVEGLVPVRKQLVLDLQTLGIPLDNVEGMTLGPRLPDGTDSLLLLSDNNFNEDQITQILLFRLRQG